The following proteins are encoded in a genomic region of Ostrea edulis chromosome 7, xbOstEdul1.1, whole genome shotgun sequence:
- the LOC125656686 gene encoding uncharacterized protein LOC125656686, with the protein MVMVLVKVEGQSSISQLRSQGRFPRCPYRCRPIPSNIPANCISRGRVHTFRGRLCRGCDWISRCVGNNALPHCYRNCPRIRQQVPRHCVIPGSTVTSRGRRCRLCDRVRPMCSNNRRPPIIPRCSMNCREVVNGTPGQCVTQGSLVNYHGRPCRLCDAVDFGCVRKNLTICADALENCQTPQEGMPDFCLSQNVTSTPTTPPCLTCPVVGNSSRCTFPLCQRCTPLTNILTVPPECIKKGNIVQIPGYPYKCSLCPYIDPFCAELEVTVCGNQMANCVGVPIGTPAKCIDQSVHIFLGNPCLSCPVLKTETPGCVKEAYGICPGLVCPRVTRQTVMCFDNGPFSNTPNATCKSCPILHRNRHRVCTNINSLQRF; encoded by the coding sequence GTCAGAGTAGCATCTCTCAACTCCGATCCCAAGGAAGGTTCCCAAGATGTCCTTACAGGTGTAGACCTATCCCCAGTAACATTCCAGCCAACTGTATTTCACGAGGCAGAGTGCACACATTTCGAGGAAGGTTATGTCGAGGGTGTGATTGGATCAGTAGATGTGTCGGAAATAATGCCCTTCCACACTGCTATAGAAACTGTCCACGTATTCGTCAACAAGTGCCAAGGCACTGTGTGATACCCGGTTCTACTGTTACCAGTAGAGGTCGACGATGCAGATTGTGTGACAGAGTTCGCCCAATGTGTTCAAACAACAGGAGACCTCCTATCATTCCACGCTGTTCGATGAATTGTCGTGAAGTTGTGAACGGGACGCCTGGACAATGCGTGACGCAAGGAAGTTTAGTCAACTACCATGGTCGACCGTGTCGTTTGTGCGACGCGGTAGATTTTGGCTGTGTAAGGAAAAATCTGACAATATGTGCTGATGCCTTGGAAAACTGTCAAACACCTCAAGAGGGTATGCCAGATTTTTGCCTTTCTCAAAACGTTACAAGCACACCGACAACACCACCATGTCTAACGTGTCCAGTTGTGGGTAACTCCAGCAGGTGCACATTTCCGCTCTGCCAGCGATGTACTCCcctaacaaatattttaactgtTCCTCCGGAATGCATTAAGAAAGGCAACATTGTCCAAATTCCTGGATATCCTTATAAATGTAGCTTATGCCCTTACATTGATCCGTTTTGTGCCGAACTTGAAGTTACAGTCTGTGGAAATCAAATGGCTAATTGTGTCGGCGTGCCGATCGGAACACCTGCCAAATGCATTGACCAATCAGTACATATATTTCTAGGAAACCCGTGTTTATCGTGCCCGGTCTTAAAAACCGAGACGCCAGGATGCGTGAAGGAAGCATATGGTATTTGTCCCGGGCTTGTGTGTCCACGTGTAACTAGACaaactgtgatgtgttttgaTAATGGTCCGTTTTCTAATACCCCAAATGCAACCTGTAAATCATGTCCGATTTTACACAGAAACAGACATCGGGTGTGTACCAATATTAACTCCCTTCAACGATTTTGA